A DNA window from Branchiostoma lanceolatum isolate klBraLanc5 chromosome 17, klBraLanc5.hap2, whole genome shotgun sequence contains the following coding sequences:
- the LOC136423292 gene encoding histone H3, embryonic-like, translating into MARTKQTARKSTGGKAPRKQLATKAARKSAPATGGLKKPHRYRPGTVALREIRRYQKSTELLIRKLPFQRLDTNLCAIHAKRVTIMPRTSSSRAASEGSEPKEDRNKIDNPGPF; encoded by the exons atggcacgtaccaagcagaccgcccgtaagtccaccgggggcaaagcccccaggaagcagctggcaaccaaggccgcgcgcaagagcgctcCTGCTACCGGCGGcctcaagaagcctcaccgctacaggcccggtaCCGTGGCCCtgagagagatccgtcgctaccagaagtcgaccgagctgctcatccgcaagctgcccttccagcgcctg gacaccaacctgtgcgccatccacgccaagcgcgtcaccatcatgccaaggacatccagctcgcgCGCCgcatccgaggggagcgagcctaaggaggatcgcaacaagatcgacaaccccggccctttttaG
- the LOC136422773 gene encoding histone H2B-like, with protein sequence MPPSGKAAKKAGKARPAGDKKRGRRRKRRETFGVYIYKVLKQVHPDTGVSSKAMGIMNSFVNDIFERIAGEASRLANYNKRSTISSREIQTAVRLLLPGELAKHAVSEGTKAVTKYTSSK encoded by the coding sequence ATGccgccaagtggaaaagccgccaagaaagctggcaaggccaggcccgccggagacaagaagcgcggaaggaggagaaagagaagggaaacgttcggtgtctacatctacaaggtgctgaagcaggtgcaccccgacaccggcgtctctagcaaggccatgggaatcatgaactccttcgtcaacgacatcttTGAACGTATCGCTGGCGAGGCTTCTCGTCTGGctaactacaacaagcgctccaccatcagcagccgcgaaatacagaccgccgtgcgactcttgctgccgggcgagctggccaagcatgccgtcagcgagggcaccaaggccgtcaccaagtacaccagctccaagtaa